A single Corynebacterium resistens DSM 45100 DNA region contains:
- a CDS encoding bifunctional copper resistance protein CopD/cytochrome c oxidase assembly protein produces the protein MSVTGKATSSATASAEASSPRSGSQNDSAAKRSTSTKPMGFYVAAAIVAGIVGAAIGYSFLGESLAILGIPDPGKLTTIGLPFVRSTVTLVAFLGIGSFMMAAFGAPPRKDGYLDLDGFKASRTGTWAMVVWGLGALALVPLYLSDVSGQPLSVALDPTFWKTALSQVSAARVWLWVAALALLVALFSATTRKWIWQPVYFAISILSLIPLGLEGHSASGGNHDYGVNSLLWHLVLTALWVGGLMALVAHAKRRGEHLAVIVERYSFIALCAIIGIAFSGVVNAAIRLKFSEWLTTQYGLVITAKAVLTIVLAFCGWLHRRKIIPTLQAAETKGDRKAITDAQRRPFIRLAVVEVLIMAATIGVAVSLSRIPPPIELQLDLTPQDLLLGFRLEEPPSIANYFTMFRLDLVFGVGAMVLQWIYTWAWLSLKKRGIEWPISRLVWWTLGNITLFWATCSGLGMYSMAMFAPHMLQHMILSMAVPVFWVLGGPMTLLLRALPPAGRTGVAGPREWLVVFINNPVSRFLTNPIVAGIQFVIGFYYLYLSSLFNVIGDNHGGHLFMMIHFIISGYIFYWVIIGVDAAPRQLSPFIKMLTLFAVVVFHAWFGIALMQMATPLNLEFYQQLDFPFDVDFAKEQNKGGGIAWALGEVPLLIVTAAHGVQWMRTDRKEAARHDRREERTGDEELEAYNAMLQGLADGRGDFGNAEYYGSEYSDQEVQGALHTKRHPAKKRGHEDKK, from the coding sequence ATGTCTGTGACTGGGAAAGCGACTTCATCTGCAACCGCTAGCGCCGAGGCATCGTCGCCCCGTTCCGGCTCGCAGAATGATTCCGCAGCAAAGCGCTCCACCTCCACGAAACCCATGGGCTTCTACGTCGCCGCTGCCATTGTTGCCGGCATCGTGGGTGCCGCCATAGGCTATAGCTTCCTCGGGGAATCACTTGCGATTCTGGGCATCCCAGATCCTGGAAAGCTCACCACCATTGGACTGCCTTTTGTGCGATCGACTGTGACCTTGGTGGCTTTCCTTGGCATCGGTTCCTTCATGATGGCCGCCTTCGGTGCGCCGCCGCGTAAGGACGGTTACCTTGACCTCGATGGGTTTAAAGCTTCCCGTACCGGTACGTGGGCCATGGTCGTCTGGGGGCTGGGGGCGCTGGCTCTGGTGCCCCTGTATTTGTCCGACGTATCTGGTCAGCCCCTTTCTGTAGCGCTTGACCCTACGTTCTGGAAGACCGCTCTATCTCAGGTCAGCGCTGCTCGCGTATGGCTGTGGGTCGCGGCGCTGGCACTGCTCGTGGCACTGTTTTCCGCCACCACTCGGAAGTGGATTTGGCAGCCAGTTTATTTCGCCATTTCCATTCTTTCCCTCATTCCGCTGGGGCTGGAGGGGCACTCTGCCAGCGGCGGTAATCACGATTACGGTGTGAACTCCCTGCTGTGGCACCTCGTTCTGACTGCACTGTGGGTCGGCGGACTCATGGCGCTGGTGGCCCACGCCAAGCGCCGTGGAGAGCACTTGGCCGTTATCGTGGAACGCTACAGCTTCATCGCGCTTTGCGCGATCATCGGTATCGCGTTTTCAGGCGTGGTCAACGCGGCCATCCGCCTGAAGTTCTCTGAATGGCTGACCACGCAATATGGCTTGGTCATCACCGCCAAGGCCGTTTTGACCATCGTGCTTGCCTTCTGCGGTTGGCTGCACCGTCGCAAAATCATTCCCACCCTGCAGGCTGCGGAAACCAAAGGTGATCGCAAGGCCATAACTGACGCCCAACGTCGCCCCTTCATACGCCTAGCAGTAGTAGAAGTGCTGATCATGGCCGCGACCATTGGAGTGGCCGTATCCCTGTCCCGCATTCCACCGCCGATTGAACTGCAGCTGGACCTCACGCCACAGGACCTGTTGTTGGGCTTCCGTTTGGAGGAACCGCCGAGCATCGCCAACTACTTCACGATGTTCCGCCTGGACTTGGTCTTTGGCGTGGGTGCAATGGTTCTGCAGTGGATCTATACGTGGGCATGGCTATCGCTGAAGAAGCGAGGCATCGAATGGCCCATTTCCCGCTTGGTGTGGTGGACCTTGGGTAACATCACGCTGTTTTGGGCAACGTGTTCCGGCCTTGGTATGTACTCCATGGCGATGTTCGCACCGCACATGTTGCAGCACATGATTCTTTCCATGGCAGTGCCCGTGTTCTGGGTGCTTGGTGGGCCCATGACTTTGCTGCTGCGCGCCCTGCCACCTGCGGGGCGCACCGGGGTTGCCGGTCCGCGTGAATGGTTGGTTGTTTTCATCAACAACCCGGTATCGCGCTTCCTCACTAACCCAATCGTGGCTGGCATTCAGTTCGTGATCGGCTTTTACTACCTATATCTATCCTCGCTGTTCAACGTCATTGGGGATAACCACGGTGGTCACCTGTTCATGATGATCCACTTCATCATCTCGGGTTACATCTTTTATTGGGTCATTATCGGTGTTGACGCCGCACCGCGACAGTTGAGCCCGTTTATCAAAATGCTCACGCTTTTTGCTGTGGTCGTTTTCCACGCGTGGTTTGGCATCGCATTGATGCAGATGGCGACACCGTTGAACCTAGAGTTTTATCAGCAGCTGGATTTCCCCTTCGATGTCGATTTCGCTAAGGAACAGAACAAGGGTGGCGGTATCGCTTGGGCGCTCGGCGAGGTACCGCTACTGATTGTGACTGCGGCGCACGGTGTGCAGTGGATGCGTACCGACCGCAAGGAGGCGGCTCGCCACGACCGTCGTGAAGAGCGTACCGGTGACGAGGAGCTTGAAGCTTATAATGCGATGCTCCAAGGCCTGGCCGATGGCCGTGGTGATTTCGGAAATGCTGAGTACTACGGTTCGGAATACAGCGACCAGGAAGTGCAAGGCGCGCTGCACACGAAGCGGCATCCCGCGAAGAAGCGCGGGCACGAGGATAAGAAATAG
- a CDS encoding single-stranded DNA-binding protein, translating to MYNMATVHLAGRLTREPELKFRNTANGRTLVLLNLALNHRYQDGKGKWAESEPTFVEVQCWGKLANNVLDCMGKGMSVLVIGRLIQSSWEVEQDGEKVKRSVLRVKASHVGPDLNWQRARALKDEDFGDFEPRGSGEAAVANSVRGASGENVNDNVGDGFTGQDQGNKERELVGAGIGRSGGMNSAGREGEGKDKPPF from the coding sequence ATGTACAACATGGCGACTGTCCATCTGGCCGGGCGATTGACGCGGGAGCCGGAGTTGAAGTTTAGGAATACAGCGAATGGGCGCACTTTGGTGCTGCTCAATCTAGCGCTTAATCATCGTTACCAAGATGGCAAAGGGAAGTGGGCGGAAAGCGAACCTACGTTCGTGGAAGTCCAGTGCTGGGGCAAGCTTGCCAATAACGTGCTGGACTGCATGGGCAAGGGTATGTCAGTGCTGGTCATAGGCCGCTTAATTCAAAGCAGCTGGGAAGTTGAGCAGGATGGGGAGAAGGTAAAACGGTCGGTGCTGCGCGTGAAAGCCAGCCATGTTGGGCCGGACCTGAACTGGCAACGTGCGCGGGCTTTGAAAGACGAGGACTTCGGAGACTTTGAACCTAGAGGCAGTGGCGAGGCGGCGGTTGCCAATTCTGTTAGAGGAGCCAGCGGTGAAAACGTGAACGACAACGTTGGCGATGGCTTCACCGGGCAGGATCAGGGAAATAAAGAGCGCGAGCTGGTTGGGGCCGGAATAGGGCGTTCTGGTGGTATGAATTCGGCGGGGCGAGAGGGTGAAGGAAAAGATAAACCACCGTTCTAG
- the ettA gene encoding energy-dependent translational throttle protein EttA has protein sequence MGEFIYTMKNVRKAHGEKVILDNVTMAFYPGAKIGVVGPNGAGKSSILKIMAGIDQPSNGEAFLDPGATVGILLQEPPLNEEKTVRENVEEGMGEIFQVRQRYEEIAEEMATNYTDELMDEMTKLQEQIDAADAWELDSKIEQAMEALRCPPSDEPVTHLSGGERRRVALAKLLLSEPDLLLLDEPTNHLDAESVLWLEQHLANYNGAVLAVTHDRYFLDHVAEWICEVDRGKLYPYEGNYSTYLETKAKRLEVAGKKDQKLQKRLKEELAWVRSGAKARQAKNKARLQRYEEMAAEAEQYKKLDFEEIQIPTPPRLGNQVVEVKNLEKGFDGRVLIKDLSFTLPRNGIVGVIGPNGVGKTTLFKTIVGLEEPDAGEVKIGQTVQLSYVDQNRANIDPEKTVWEVVSDGLDYIHVGQNEMPSRAYLSAFGFKGPDQQKPSKVLSGGERNRLNLALTLKQGGNLILLDEPTNDLDVETLSSLENALQKFPGCAVVISHDRWFLDRTCTHILAWEGNVAEGQWYWFEGNFEDYEKNKVDRLGPEAARPARVTHRKLTR, from the coding sequence GTGGGCGAGTTCATCTACACCATGAAAAACGTGCGCAAGGCGCACGGCGAAAAGGTCATTCTCGATAACGTGACCATGGCGTTCTACCCCGGCGCCAAAATCGGCGTAGTGGGGCCAAACGGCGCCGGTAAGTCCTCCATTTTGAAGATCATGGCCGGCATTGACCAGCCTTCCAATGGTGAGGCATTCCTCGATCCCGGTGCGACCGTCGGCATCCTATTGCAGGAGCCACCGCTGAATGAGGAAAAGACGGTTCGGGAGAACGTCGAAGAAGGCATGGGGGAGATCTTCCAAGTTCGACAGCGCTACGAAGAGATCGCCGAGGAGATGGCGACCAATTACACCGACGAGCTCATGGACGAGATGACCAAGCTTCAGGAGCAGATTGATGCGGCTGATGCTTGGGAGCTCGATTCTAAGATTGAGCAGGCGATGGAAGCTTTGCGCTGCCCGCCATCCGATGAGCCAGTGACGCACCTCTCTGGTGGTGAGCGACGTCGCGTGGCATTGGCGAAGCTGTTGCTGAGTGAACCTGATTTGCTGTTGCTCGATGAGCCCACTAACCACCTGGACGCTGAGTCCGTGCTGTGGTTGGAGCAGCACCTCGCCAACTACAACGGTGCTGTTTTGGCCGTGACTCACGACCGCTACTTCTTGGATCACGTTGCCGAGTGGATCTGTGAGGTCGACCGCGGAAAGCTGTACCCCTACGAGGGTAATTACTCCACCTACTTGGAGACCAAGGCTAAGCGTCTTGAGGTCGCAGGTAAGAAGGACCAGAAGTTGCAGAAGCGGCTGAAGGAAGAGCTCGCGTGGGTTCGTTCCGGCGCTAAGGCTCGTCAAGCCAAGAACAAGGCTCGTCTGCAGCGCTACGAAGAGATGGCCGCGGAGGCTGAGCAGTACAAGAAGCTGGACTTTGAAGAGATTCAGATTCCGACCCCGCCGCGCTTGGGTAATCAAGTAGTCGAGGTGAAGAACCTCGAGAAGGGCTTTGATGGTCGGGTACTCATCAAGGATCTCTCTTTCACGTTGCCCCGTAACGGCATTGTGGGTGTGATTGGTCCTAACGGTGTGGGTAAGACCACCTTGTTCAAGACCATCGTTGGTCTGGAAGAGCCAGATGCGGGTGAGGTTAAGATTGGCCAGACCGTGCAGCTGAGCTACGTTGACCAGAACCGCGCGAACATTGACCCGGAAAAGACCGTGTGGGAGGTCGTATCTGATGGTTTGGATTACATCCACGTTGGTCAGAACGAGATGCCTTCTCGCGCTTACCTGTCTGCTTTCGGGTTCAAGGGGCCAGACCAACAGAAGCCATCCAAGGTGCTTTCTGGCGGTGAACGCAATCGCTTGAACCTGGCGCTCACCCTGAAACAGGGTGGCAACCTGATCCTGCTCGATGAGCCTACAAACGACCTCGACGTGGAAACTCTCTCCAGCTTGGAAAATGCGCTGCAGAAGTTCCCAGGTTGTGCTGTGGTCATTTCCCACGACCGCTGGTTCTTGGACCGTACTTGTACTCACATCTTGGCTTGGGAAGGCAATGTTGCCGAAGGTCAGTGGTACTGGTTCGAGGGTAACTTCGAGGATTACGAAAAGAACAAGGTTGATCGTCTAGGCCCAGAGGCAGCACGCCCAGCGCGAGTCACGCACCGTAAGCTGACCCGCTAA
- a CDS encoding acyl-CoA thioesterase has product MKNKLAIEGDWQAMPFILNKQTDTRWHTCHRELRWTDFDQYQHVNNAKYLEFAQDARMVFLKDVLLEMDIAVPPFFVRHTTIDYPRPLSPGESEVAVSSFFTSLGTRSCVMRQQVKDSIGRVACTIDTVMVGIDVMTGKSREWSEQDLKNMGMFLIPINDDESDAEERSDRERNRNRQVEKANNPS; this is encoded by the coding sequence ATGAAAAACAAACTAGCAATCGAAGGGGATTGGCAAGCGATGCCTTTTATTCTGAACAAGCAGACTGATACTCGTTGGCATACCTGCCACCGTGAGTTGCGGTGGACCGATTTCGATCAATACCAACACGTGAACAACGCAAAGTATCTCGAATTCGCCCAAGATGCCCGCATGGTTTTCCTCAAGGACGTTTTGCTGGAAATGGATATTGCTGTGCCACCATTCTTTGTGCGGCACACGACAATTGATTACCCACGCCCGCTATCTCCGGGGGAGTCGGAAGTGGCGGTGAGTTCGTTTTTCACTAGTTTGGGCACCCGGTCTTGTGTGATGCGCCAGCAGGTGAAGGATTCGATTGGTCGAGTTGCGTGCACGATCGATACCGTAATGGTTGGAATCGATGTCATGACTGGCAAGTCCCGCGAGTGGTCGGAACAAGATTTGAAGAACATGGGGATGTTCCTCATCCCGATCAACGATGATGAGTCAGATGCTGAGGAGCGTTCGGACCGTGAACGAAACCGCAACCGTCAGGTCGAAAAGGCAAATAATCCCTCCTAG